In the genome of bacterium, one region contains:
- a CDS encoding ATP-binding cassette domain-containing protein produces MDILLEVKDLKKYFPIKKGVFLKTTGYIKAVDSLSFNIKKGETLGLVGESGCGKTTTGRLILRLMDKTDGQVYFEGKNIFELGSKNLQSLRKNMQIIFQDPYSSLNPRITIGSMLKEILKIHKLVANKSELNDQVSEILKTVGLSPEYTKRYPHEFSGGQRQRIAIARALVVNPKFIICDEPVSALDVSTQAQIINLLKNLQKKLNLTYLFIAHDLSIVKHISHRIAVMYLGKIIEMADYKALCHHPLHPYTKLLLSCLPIADPTIKPKKKLKNSILDQSNYSFGCHFHPRCNLKNDKCLKFSPELVETAPQHLVSCHLYL; encoded by the coding sequence ATGGATATTTTATTAGAAGTAAAAGATCTAAAGAAATACTTTCCCATAAAAAAAGGTGTATTTTTAAAAACCACTGGTTATATTAAAGCTGTAGACAGCCTAAGTTTTAATATTAAAAAAGGAGAAACATTGGGACTGGTAGGTGAATCTGGTTGTGGCAAGACTACCACGGGAAGACTAATTCTTCGTCTCATGGATAAAACAGATGGTCAAGTTTATTTTGAAGGTAAGAATATTTTTGAATTAGGTAGTAAAAATCTCCAAAGTTTACGTAAAAACATGCAGATTATCTTTCAAGATCCCTATAGTTCTTTAAACCCTCGAATCACTATAGGCTCTATGTTGAAGGAAATATTAAAGATTCATAAATTAGTAGCTAATAAATCAGAATTAAACGATCAGGTTTCAGAAATTTTAAAAACCGTAGGACTTTCTCCTGAGTATACAAAAAGATACCCTCACGAATTTTCAGGAGGACAACGTCAAAGAATTGCTATTGCCAGAGCTTTAGTTGTAAACCCTAAGTTTATTATTTGCGACGAACCAGTCTCAGCCTTAGATGTTTCTACGCAAGCCCAAATAATCAATCTCTTAAAAAACTTACAGAAAAAATTAAATTTAACTTACTTATTTATTGCTCATGATCTTTCTATAGTAAAACATATTAGTCATCGTATAGCCGTGATGTATTTAGGAAAAATTATAGAGATGGCTGATTACAAAGCACTTTGCCATCACCCCTTACATCCATACACTAAATTACTTCTTTCTTGCCTTCCTATAGCTGATCCCACCATAAAGCCAAAAAAGAAGTTGAAAAATAGTATTTTAGACCAGAGCAATTATTCTTTTGGTTGTCATTTTCATCCTCGATGTAACCTCAAAAACGATAAGTGTCTAAAGTTTTCTCCAGAATTAGTAGAAACTGCTCCCCAACATCTGGTAAGTTGCCATCTCTATTTATAA